From the genome of Natrinema marinum:
CTCTAACATCGCGGTTACGTTGCCGACCAGTGCGGAGCGGGACATACGGGGACGTAAGCGATTCCTCCTATAAGACGTTTTCCCCGATCTGTCCGTCTGCCGTGTCGCGATTCGAGGCCGTACCGGGAGAATACTTTTATAGATGGTTTCACCGACCGCGGGACCGATCCCGAAAGGGGTTACCCGACCGGCCGACAAACACCGCCGATGACCGTCGTCGGGATCGACGATACCGACTCGCGCGAGCGGGGAATGTGTACGACCTACGTCGCCACGCAGGTCGCCCAGCGGCTCCGGACGGCCGAGTCGGCAACCGTCTCGAGCGTTCTGCTGGTCCGACTCAACCCCGCCGTCGAGTACAAGACGCGGGGCAACGCCGCCCTGGCGATCCACACGGATTGTGATCCCGGACGCGCGTTCGCGCTCGCTCGCGACCGCCTCGAGACGCTCGCCGAAACCGGCGACGAGCGGACGAACCCCGGACTGGTCGTGGCCGACGCGACCCCCGAGGACGCGCCGGTTCCCGACGATGTCTGCCGATTCTCGCAAGCGGCAATCCGCGACCACCTCGAGATCGCCGACGCCGTCGACCTGTTAGAGCGCCGCGGGTACCGGTCGTGGCACGCCGGCGACGGCCGCGGTCGGATCGGCGCGCTGGCCGCGATCGGAGCCTGGAGCGCCCTCGAGGAGTGGACCTACGAATACATCTCTTATCGCGAGCCCGACCGCTGGGGGACGCCCCGCGAGGTCGACCACGAGAGCGTCTTCGCCGCGGCCGACGCGGGGTATCCGGCGGTGTGGGACACGGTCGACCGCGGCGAGGACGAGGCAGTCTGTGTCCCTCACACGCCGGGCCCGATC
Proteins encoded in this window:
- a CDS encoding tRNA(Ile)(2)-agmatinylcytidine synthase, which gives rise to MTVVGIDDTDSRERGMCTTYVATQVAQRLRTAESATVSSVLLVRLNPAVEYKTRGNAALAIHTDCDPGRAFALARDRLETLAETGDERTNPGLVVADATPEDAPVPDDVCRFSQAAIRDHLEIADAVDLLERRGYRSWHAGDGRGRIGALAAIGAWSALEEWTYEYISYREPDRWGTPREVDHESVFAAADAGYPAVWDTVDRGEDEAVCVPHTPGPILHGIRGDDPDAVRSVAADIESEPVAESRLFVTNQGTDAHLQRGSIGTVEDGRAYRLEGRVASEPETRRGGHVFVDLESPTDAADDGAPARERLPCAAFEPTKRFRDRVRALRVGDRVTACGEVSRGTLKLEKFAVRDLVSSERVTPTCTDCGRTMESAGRDQGYRCRDCGTQAAEKATRRLERDLEPGWYEVPPCARRHIAKPLVRGGFDAPTHPER